Proteins encoded together in one Sinorhizobium meliloti window:
- the rdgB gene encoding RdgB/HAM1 family non-canonical purine NTP pyrophosphatase, with product MRRLIDKTLVVASHNAGKIREIRDLIGPLGFEAKSAADLDFVEPDETGTTFEENATIKALASARASGLPALSDDSGLAIDALGGAPGVYTANWAEREDGSRDFQMAMEKVEEALRDKGSVAPESRTARFVSVLCLAWPDGHVELFRGEVEGYVVWPPRGTSGFGYDPVFQPKGYDTTFGEMSAEEKHGWKPGDPEALSHRARAFKLFAETCLGA from the coding sequence ATGCGCAGACTGATCGACAAGACGCTCGTCGTCGCGAGCCATAATGCCGGCAAGATCCGTGAGATCCGCGACCTCATCGGGCCACTCGGCTTCGAGGCGAAATCGGCAGCCGATCTCGATTTCGTCGAGCCGGATGAGACCGGCACGACCTTCGAGGAGAACGCGACGATCAAGGCGCTCGCCTCGGCCAGGGCCTCCGGACTGCCGGCGCTTTCGGACGATTCCGGTCTTGCCATCGACGCGCTCGGCGGCGCCCCCGGCGTCTACACGGCCAACTGGGCCGAACGTGAGGACGGCAGCCGCGACTTCCAGATGGCCATGGAAAAGGTCGAAGAGGCGCTCCGCGACAAGGGTTCGGTGGCGCCCGAAAGCCGTACCGCACGCTTCGTGTCCGTTCTCTGCCTTGCCTGGCCGGACGGGCATGTCGAGCTCTTTCGCGGCGAGGTCGAGGGTTATGTCGTCTGGCCGCCGCGCGGCACCAGCGGCTTTGGCTACGATCCGGTCTTCCAACCGAAGGGCTACGACACCACATTCGGCGAAATGAGTGCGGAGGAGAAGCATGGCTGGAAGCCCGGCGATCCCGAGGCTCTGTCGCACCGCGCCCGCGCATTCAAGCTGTTCGCCGAAACCTGTCTCGGCGCCTGA
- a CDS encoding VOC family protein: MPTFEGILETALYADDLDQAEAFYGTVLGLERITRAGSRHVFFRCGEGVLLIFNPAETVKPPAPGALPVPPHGTKGNGHMCFRVAAEALDAWKTKLEAAGVAIEADVRWPNGARSFYFRDPAGNSLECAEAGLWAKD; encoded by the coding sequence GTGCCGACATTCGAAGGCATTCTGGAAACCGCGCTTTACGCGGACGATCTCGATCAGGCCGAGGCCTTCTACGGAACGGTCCTCGGCCTTGAAAGGATCACGCGCGCCGGCAGTCGCCATGTCTTCTTCCGCTGCGGCGAAGGCGTGCTGCTGATCTTCAACCCGGCGGAGACGGTGAAGCCGCCTGCACCGGGCGCACTTCCCGTGCCTCCGCACGGGACGAAAGGCAACGGGCACATGTGCTTCCGGGTCGCCGCGGAGGCGCTCGACGCCTGGAAGACTAAACTGGAGGCAGCCGGGGTTGCGATCGAGGCGGATGTCCGCTGGCCGAACGGCGCCCGCTCATTCTATTTCCGCGATCCGGCCGGCAACAGCCTGGAATGCGCGGAAGCGGGCCTCTGGGCCAAGGATTGA
- the rph gene encoding ribonuclease PH encodes MRPSGRKIDQMRKVSFERNFSKHAEGSCLVRFGDTHVLCTASLEEKVPAWLRNGGKGWITAEYGMLPRATGERMRREAATGKQSGRTQEIQRLIGRSLRAVVDLPALGERQISIDCDVLQADGGTRTASITGAWIALHDCLKWMEARNMVKLEKVLKDHVAAISCGIFANQPVIDLDYLEDSAAETDANFVMTGSGGLVEIQGTAEGKPFSEEEFASLMLLAKNGIAELVEMQKQAIAG; translated from the coding sequence ATGCGGCCATCCGGTAGAAAAATCGACCAAATGCGCAAGGTCTCGTTCGAGCGCAATTTCTCCAAGCATGCGGAAGGATCCTGCCTGGTACGCTTCGGCGACACGCATGTTCTGTGCACCGCCAGCCTGGAGGAAAAAGTTCCGGCGTGGCTGCGCAACGGCGGCAAGGGCTGGATCACCGCGGAATACGGCATGCTGCCGCGCGCGACCGGCGAGCGCATGAGGCGCGAGGCGGCGACCGGCAAGCAGAGCGGCCGCACGCAGGAGATCCAGCGGCTGATCGGGCGGTCGCTCAGAGCCGTGGTAGATCTTCCGGCGCTCGGCGAACGTCAGATCTCGATCGACTGCGACGTGCTTCAGGCCGACGGCGGCACGCGCACAGCGTCGATCACCGGCGCCTGGATCGCCCTCCACGACTGTTTGAAGTGGATGGAAGCGCGCAACATGGTCAAGCTGGAGAAGGTCCTGAAAGATCATGTGGCCGCCATTTCCTGCGGCATCTTCGCCAACCAGCCGGTTATCGACCTCGATTATCTGGAAGACTCGGCTGCGGAGACGGATGCCAATTTCGTGATGACGGGCAGCGGCGGCCTGGTCGAGATCCAGGGAACGGCGGAAGGCAAGCCCTTCAGCGAAGAAGAATTTGCAAGCCTGATGCTGCTCGCCAAGAACGGCATTGCCGAACTCGTCGAAATGCAGAAGCAGGCGATAGCAGGCTAG
- the hrcA gene encoding heat-inducible transcriptional repressor HrcA: protein MVLRNPGTKGIASALDERSGEIFRRIVESYLESGEPLGSRNLSRLLPVSLSPASVRNVMSDLEDLGLIYSPHVSAGRLPTQLGLRFFVDAFMQVGNLSPEERASIERQVHPGNRDRSVENFLTEASQMLSGMSRGAGLVITTKSDPVLKHVEFIRLAPTKALAVLVGEHDQVENRIIELPAGITSAQLTEAANFVNAHLAGQTIPELRTQLEKVKETVRGELDALSQDLVERGLAIWSGSEGDGQPARLIVRGRANLLEGLEGTDDIERLRMLFDDLEKKDSLIEILNLAESGPGVRIFIGSENKLFSLSGSSLIVAPYRDSDDRIVGAVGVIGPTRLNYSRIVPMVDYTAQLMSRLSR, encoded by the coding sequence ATGGTACTGCGCAACCCTGGAACGAAGGGGATCGCATCGGCGCTGGACGAGCGCTCCGGCGAGATCTTCCGCCGCATTGTCGAGAGCTATCTGGAAAGCGGGGAGCCGCTGGGCTCGCGCAATCTCTCTCGGCTGTTGCCGGTGTCGCTGTCGCCGGCCTCGGTTCGCAACGTGATGAGCGACCTCGAGGATCTGGGCCTGATCTATTCCCCCCATGTCAGCGCCGGCCGGCTTCCGACGCAGCTGGGCCTGCGCTTCTTCGTGGACGCCTTCATGCAGGTGGGCAATCTCTCGCCGGAGGAACGCGCCTCGATCGAAAGGCAGGTTCACCCGGGAAATCGCGACCGGTCGGTCGAAAACTTTCTTACCGAGGCGAGCCAGATGCTGTCCGGCATGTCGCGCGGCGCAGGTCTCGTCATCACCACCAAGAGCGATCCCGTTCTCAAGCATGTCGAGTTTATCCGGCTGGCGCCGACCAAGGCACTGGCGGTGCTCGTCGGCGAGCACGATCAGGTGGAGAATCGGATCATCGAGCTGCCGGCCGGGATCACCAGCGCCCAGCTCACCGAAGCGGCGAACTTCGTCAACGCTCACCTTGCCGGTCAGACGATCCCCGAATTGCGGACGCAACTGGAAAAGGTCAAGGAGACGGTGCGCGGCGAGCTCGACGCGCTCTCGCAGGACCTGGTCGAGCGTGGGCTGGCGATCTGGTCCGGAAGCGAGGGCGACGGCCAGCCGGCGCGGCTGATCGTCAGGGGCCGCGCCAATCTGCTCGAAGGGTTGGAAGGGACGGACGACATTGAGCGGCTGCGCATGCTCTTCGATGACCTCGAAAAGAAGGACAGCCTGATCGAGATCCTCAACCTCGCCGAGAGCGGCCCGGGCGTGCGCATCTTCATCGGTTCCGAAAACAAGCTGTTTTCACTCTCCGGATCCTCGCTGATCGTCGCTCCCTACCGCGACAGCGACGACCGTATCGTCGGCGCGGTCGGTGTCATCGGGCCGACCCGGCTCAACTATTCCCGCATCGTTCCCATGGTCGATTACACCGCGCAGCTCATGTCGCGGCTGTCGCGCTGA
- the grpE gene encoding nucleotide exchange factor GrpE, which produces MTDETNKNGPEAAAPEEFETAAEPQAAEKPEADASTTAPDPLELARAESAELRDKYLRLAAEMDNLRRRTERDVKDAKSYSVAGFARDMLAVSDNLRRALDAIPADAREAGDAGLKALIEGVEMTERSMLAALERHGVKQLDPTGQKFDPNFHQAMFEVPNTEVPNNTVVQVVQAGYTIGERVLRPAMVGVAKGGPKAASSESETPAA; this is translated from the coding sequence ATGACCGACGAAACGAACAAGAACGGACCCGAGGCCGCGGCGCCTGAAGAATTCGAAACAGCCGCTGAGCCGCAAGCCGCGGAGAAGCCGGAGGCGGATGCTTCCACGACCGCGCCGGATCCGCTCGAGCTTGCCAGGGCCGAGAGTGCGGAACTGCGCGACAAATATCTTCGCCTCGCTGCGGAGATGGACAATCTGCGCCGGCGCACCGAACGTGACGTGAAGGACGCGAAGTCCTATTCCGTCGCGGGCTTCGCGCGCGACATGCTGGCGGTCTCCGACAACCTGCGCCGCGCGCTGGATGCGATTCCGGCCGACGCCAGAGAGGCGGGCGATGCCGGCCTGAAAGCACTCATCGAGGGCGTGGAAATGACCGAACGGTCGATGCTCGCGGCGCTCGAGCGTCACGGCGTGAAGCAGCTGGACCCCACCGGTCAGAAGTTCGATCCGAATTTCCACCAGGCCATGTTCGAAGTCCCGAACACCGAGGTCCCGAACAACACGGTCGTCCAGGTGGTCCAGGCGGGATACACGATCGGCGAACGCGTTCTGCGCCCGGCAATGGTCGGTGTCGCCAAGGGCGGCCCGAAAGCCGCGTCCTCTGAAAGCGAGACGCCTGCTGCCTGA
- the ptsN gene encoding PTS IIA-like nitrogen regulatory protein PtsN, protein MALAGLLHQNAIIPAMRANSKKQLLQELAAKASKLTGLPEREIFDVILQRERLGSTGVGNGIAIPHGKLSSLPSIVGIFARLDTPVDFEALDDQPVDLVFLLLAPEGAGADHLKALSRIARVLRDHDMVSRIRASDSASAIYTLLSDDTTSHAA, encoded by the coding sequence ATGGCATTGGCAGGCTTGCTGCATCAAAATGCGATCATCCCGGCCATGAGGGCCAACTCGAAGAAGCAACTCCTTCAGGAATTGGCGGCAAAAGCATCAAAGCTCACCGGTCTTCCGGAGCGGGAGATCTTCGACGTCATCCTGCAGCGAGAAAGACTCGGCTCGACCGGGGTGGGCAACGGCATCGCCATCCCGCACGGCAAGCTCAGCAGTCTGCCGTCGATCGTCGGTATCTTTGCGCGGCTCGATACGCCGGTGGATTTCGAGGCATTGGACGACCAGCCGGTCGACCTCGTCTTTCTGCTGCTTGCACCGGAAGGTGCCGGCGCCGACCACCTGAAGGCGCTCTCGCGCATCGCCCGTGTGCTGCGCGACCACGACATGGTGTCGCGTATCCGAGCGAGCGACTCGGCAAGCGCGATCTACACGCTGCTTAGCGACGACACGACCTCGCACGCTGCCTGA
- the hpf gene encoding ribosome hibernation-promoting factor, HPF/YfiA family encodes MSVRVSGKHMEIGDSFRVRIGEQIEQAVTKYFDGGYSSQVTVEKSGSRFSADCKLHLDTGVVLQANGQANEPQSAFDAASERIEKRLRRYKRKLKDHHNGNGQNATEVAYRVMDSVPFEDEEVPDDYAPTIVAETTKQLRTMSVANAVMALDMTDEPVLMFRSPGKDDLNIVYRRNDGNIGWIDAANIKA; translated from the coding sequence ATGAGTGTGCGTGTATCCGGTAAACATATGGAAATCGGCGATTCGTTTCGCGTCCGCATCGGCGAGCAGATCGAGCAGGCCGTAACCAAATATTTCGACGGAGGATATTCGAGCCAGGTCACTGTGGAAAAGTCAGGGTCGCGATTCAGCGCCGACTGCAAGCTTCATCTCGATACGGGCGTGGTATTGCAGGCAAACGGCCAGGCGAACGAGCCACAGTCAGCCTTCGACGCGGCTTCGGAGCGCATCGAGAAGCGGCTCCGGCGCTACAAGCGCAAGCTCAAGGACCATCACAACGGCAACGGGCAGAATGCCACCGAAGTGGCCTATCGAGTGATGGACTCGGTGCCCTTTGAGGACGAGGAAGTCCCCGACGATTATGCGCCGACGATCGTTGCCGAAACAACGAAACAGTTGAGAACAATGTCCGTCGCCAATGCCGTTATGGCCTTGGACATGACGGATGAACCGGTGCTGATGTTCCGCAGCCCCGGCAAGGATGACCTGAACATCGTCTATCGGCGCAACGATGGGAATATTGGCTGGATCGACGCCGCCAATATCAAGGCATGA
- the rpoN gene encoding RNA polymerase factor sigma-54 gives MALSASLHLRQSQSLVMTPQLMQSIQLLQMNHLELSHFIAQEVEKNPLLEVQSADEATTSDREDASPHPAETGGEIDEAAGQSDLYDSAMSRSGERLSEGFDADFANVFPDDTAPQRADAPELLGQWKSMPGAGDAEGYDLDDFVAGRKTLREALAEQLPFALSTASDRLIALHFIDQLDDAGYLHADLAETAEKLGAAGEDVARVLQVLQQFDPPGVFARTLGECLAIQLRARNRLDPAMEALVANLELLARRDFASLKKICGVDEEDLVDMLAEIRKLDPKPGTSFETGVFEAIVPDVVVRAAPDGGWLVELNPDALPRVLVNHDYFTEISRSSRKNSGEQAFLNECLQNANWLTRSLDQRARTIMKVASEIVRQQDAFLVNGVGHLRPLNLRIVADAIKMHESTVSRVTSNKYVLTPRGLFELKYFFTVSIGSAENGDAHSAESVRHRIRTMINQESADAVLSDDDIVDVLKKAGVDIARRTVAKYRETMSIPSSVQRRREKRALAKTTAF, from the coding sequence ATGGCCTTGTCCGCCAGCCTTCATCTGAGACAGTCGCAGTCGCTGGTCATGACGCCGCAGCTGATGCAGTCGATCCAGCTGCTTCAGATGAACCATCTGGAGCTCAGCCATTTCATCGCGCAGGAAGTCGAGAAGAACCCGCTGCTGGAGGTCCAATCGGCCGATGAGGCAACGACATCGGATCGCGAGGATGCCAGTCCGCATCCGGCTGAGACCGGCGGCGAAATCGACGAAGCGGCAGGTCAGAGCGATCTTTACGACAGCGCCATGTCGAGATCCGGCGAGAGGCTCAGCGAAGGCTTTGACGCCGACTTCGCCAACGTCTTCCCCGACGATACGGCGCCGCAGCGGGCGGATGCGCCCGAGCTTCTCGGCCAATGGAAATCCATGCCGGGCGCCGGCGACGCCGAGGGCTACGATCTCGACGATTTCGTTGCCGGCCGCAAGACGTTGAGGGAGGCGCTCGCCGAGCAGCTGCCCTTCGCACTCAGCACTGCCTCCGATCGGCTGATCGCCCTGCACTTCATCGACCAGCTCGACGATGCCGGCTACCTGCACGCCGACCTCGCCGAGACGGCCGAGAAGCTGGGCGCGGCCGGCGAGGACGTGGCGCGCGTGCTGCAGGTGCTTCAGCAGTTCGATCCACCGGGGGTCTTTGCGCGCACGCTCGGCGAATGTCTTGCCATTCAGCTGCGCGCCCGCAATCGCCTCGACCCGGCGATGGAAGCGCTCGTGGCCAATCTCGAGCTCCTGGCACGGCGCGATTTCGCAAGTCTCAAGAAGATCTGCGGCGTCGACGAGGAAGACCTGGTCGATATGCTCGCCGAGATCCGCAAGCTCGATCCGAAACCGGGCACCAGCTTCGAAACCGGTGTCTTCGAGGCCATCGTTCCCGACGTCGTCGTGCGCGCCGCACCCGATGGCGGCTGGCTGGTCGAGCTCAATCCGGATGCCCTGCCCCGGGTTCTCGTCAACCACGACTATTTCACCGAAATATCGCGCTCCAGCAGGAAGAACAGCGGCGAACAGGCCTTTCTCAACGAGTGTCTGCAAAATGCGAACTGGCTGACGCGCAGCCTCGATCAGCGCGCCAGGACGATCATGAAGGTGGCAAGCGAAATCGTCCGGCAGCAGGACGCCTTTCTCGTCAACGGCGTCGGCCACCTGCGCCCGCTGAACCTCAGGATCGTCGCGGATGCGATCAAGATGCACGAGTCGACGGTGAGCCGGGTCACCTCCAACAAATACGTGCTGACCCCGCGCGGGCTCTTCGAACTGAAATATTTCTTCACCGTTTCGATCGGCTCGGCGGAAAACGGCGATGCACATTCGGCCGAGTCCGTGCGCCATCGCATCCGCACGATGATCAATCAGGAAAGCGCCGATGCCGTGCTCTCGGACGACGATATCGTCGACGTCCTCAAGAAAGCCGGCGTCGATATCGCCAGACGCACCGTCGCAAAATATCGCGAGACGATGAGCATCCCTTCCTCCGTCCAGCGCCGCCGCGAGAAACGCGCGCTGGCCAAAACCACGGCATTCTGA
- the lptB gene encoding LPS export ABC transporter ATP-binding protein, whose protein sequence is MPFLQKRKRGKKPSAAATAARAVDKARYDGTLIARGLTKSYRSRRVVNGVSLVVRRGEAVGLLGPNGAGKTTCFYMITGLVPVDEGSIEINGNDVTTMPMYRRARLGVGYLPQEASIFRGLTVEDNIRAVLEVHDENVDRRESKLNDLLGEFSITHLRKSPAIALSGGERRRLEIARALATDPTFMLLDEPFAGVDPISVADIQALVRHLTSRGIGVLITDHNVRETLGLIDRAYIIHAGEVLTHGRANDIVTNPDVRRLYLGDNFSL, encoded by the coding sequence ATTCCTTTCCTCCAAAAACGCAAACGGGGCAAAAAGCCGTCGGCGGCAGCGACAGCTGCCCGCGCGGTCGACAAGGCGCGCTACGACGGCACGCTGATTGCCCGGGGCCTGACGAAATCATACCGCTCACGCCGCGTCGTCAACGGTGTCTCGCTCGTCGTGCGCCGCGGCGAGGCTGTCGGCCTGCTTGGTCCGAACGGCGCAGGCAAGACGACCTGCTTCTACATGATCACCGGCCTCGTGCCGGTGGACGAGGGCTCGATCGAGATCAACGGCAACGACGTCACGACGATGCCCATGTATCGCCGGGCGCGCCTGGGCGTCGGCTACCTGCCTCAGGAGGCCTCGATCTTTCGCGGGCTGACGGTCGAGGATAACATCCGCGCGGTGCTGGAGGTTCACGACGAGAACGTCGACCGCCGCGAGAGCAAGCTCAACGATCTGCTTGGTGAATTTTCGATCACGCACCTGCGCAAATCGCCGGCCATCGCGCTATCGGGCGGCGAACGCCGGCGCCTCGAAATCGCCCGTGCGCTTGCGACCGACCCGACCTTCATGCTGCTCGACGAACCCTTTGCAGGCGTCGACCCTATCTCCGTCGCCGATATCCAGGCGCTTGTGCGCCACCTCACGTCGCGCGGCATCGGCGTCCTCATCACCGACCACAATGTGCGCGAGACGCTCGGGCTGATCGATCGGGCCTATATCATCCATGCCGGCGAAGTGCTGACGCATGGCCGCGCCAACGACATCGTCACCAACCCGGACGTGCGCCGGCTTTATCTCGGCGACAATTTCAGCCTCTGA
- a CDS encoding LptA/OstA family protein, whose protein sequence is MSVKPAALIRISAALAVAGLGASLIASAALAQATSSRMQGLQLSNDQPIQIESDKLEIKDPESKAIFTGNVKVVQGTTTLQAGNMTVFYKAGGGSVTSGNADIDRIEVSNKVFLSSGAQQATGESGIVNLTNQTIVLKGKKVVLSEGKNVFVGCQLNVQMDTGEAQLDACGGRVQIQLDPQSRKTN, encoded by the coding sequence ATGTCGGTCAAACCTGCCGCTCTCATAAGGATTTCAGCCGCTCTGGCCGTGGCCGGGCTCGGCGCTTCGCTGATTGCTTCCGCCGCCCTCGCGCAGGCAACCTCCAGTCGCATGCAGGGCCTTCAGCTTTCAAACGACCAGCCGATCCAGATCGAGAGCGACAAGCTGGAGATCAAGGATCCGGAAAGCAAGGCGATCTTCACCGGTAATGTGAAGGTCGTCCAGGGCACGACGACGCTGCAGGCCGGCAACATGACCGTCTTCTACAAGGCGGGTGGCGGCTCGGTCACCAGCGGCAACGCCGATATCGATCGGATCGAGGTCAGCAACAAGGTGTTCCTCAGCTCCGGTGCGCAACAGGCGACGGGCGAAAGCGGCATCGTCAACCTCACCAACCAGACGATCGTGCTCAAGGGCAAGAAGGTCGTGCTGTCGGAAGGCAAGAACGTCTTCGTGGGCTGCCAGTTGAACGTCCAGATGGACACCGGCGAAGCGCAGCTCGACGCCTGCGGCGGCCGCGTACAGATCCAGCTCGATCCGCAGTCCCGCAAGACGAACTGA
- the lptC gene encoding LPS export ABC transporter periplasmic protein LptC: protein MLNEARSPAIFADVGTSSADAYASAARHSARVRRLKVLLPLIAGAVALIFVAVSFVRAFLPEELQLETATIENGKIVMQNPAISGRNKQDISYSMKAERALQDIANPNLITLETIHAEMPVNDTLIATVDATSGIYDRGANTLDMNAPFTISMNNGVNADFQSAYLDINAGEMETKQPIAISMKGGSIIAQKLRMTDKGRVVTFEGMVRVNIEPSAIRKNAK from the coding sequence ATGCTGAACGAAGCCCGATCCCCCGCAATCTTCGCCGATGTGGGTACGAGCTCTGCCGATGCCTATGCTTCGGCGGCGCGGCATTCGGCGCGCGTAAGGCGCCTGAAAGTCCTGTTGCCGCTCATCGCCGGCGCGGTTGCGCTGATCTTCGTCGCCGTTTCCTTCGTGCGCGCTTTCCTGCCCGAAGAGCTGCAGCTCGAGACGGCCACGATCGAGAACGGCAAGATCGTCATGCAGAACCCGGCGATTTCCGGCCGCAACAAGCAGGATATCAGCTATTCGATGAAGGCTGAGCGGGCGCTTCAGGATATCGCCAACCCGAACCTGATCACACTCGAGACCATTCACGCCGAGATGCCGGTCAACGATACGCTGATCGCCACGGTCGATGCGACGAGCGGTATCTACGACCGCGGCGCGAATACGCTCGACATGAACGCCCCGTTCACGATTTCCATGAATAATGGCGTCAATGCCGATTTCCAGTCCGCCTATCTGGACATCAATGCCGGCGAAATGGAGACGAAACAACCGATTGCCATCAGCATGAAGGGCGGATCGATCATTGCGCAGAAGCTGCGAATGACAGATAAGGGACGTGTCGTAACATTCGAAGGCATGGTAAGGGTCAATATCGAACCCAGCGCCATTCGCAAAAACGCAAAATAA
- the sppA gene encoding signal peptide peptidase SppA codes for MDELAIADRRSLRRKLSFWRWAAVAVLVAGGLALFAFSGWGDVTERARDHVARVAVTGLIQDDRELVERLERIADNQSVKALIVTISSPGGTTYGGEVIYKAIRKVAEKKPVVSDVRTLAASAGYLIALAGDRIVAGETSITGSIGVIFQYPQVKTLMDKLGVSLESIKSRPLKAEPSPFHPPSDEARAMIQAMIDDSYGWFVDLVAERRKLQRPEALALADGRIFTGRQALEGKLVDELGGDDEIRAFLAERKVSKDLPVLDWEAPSGALSFGLGSLLAEAVKALGYEAFPTMKSLEKTGLDKLFLDGLVSVWQVEGH; via the coding sequence ATGGACGAACTCGCCATTGCCGACCGCCGCAGCCTGCGCAGAAAGCTGAGCTTCTGGCGTTGGGCGGCGGTGGCCGTTCTCGTCGCCGGCGGCCTCGCGCTGTTTGCCTTTTCAGGCTGGGGCGACGTGACGGAGCGTGCGCGCGATCACGTCGCGCGCGTCGCCGTTACAGGTCTTATCCAGGACGACCGGGAGCTGGTCGAGCGGCTGGAGCGGATCGCCGACAACCAGTCCGTCAAGGCGCTGATCGTGACGATTTCGTCGCCGGGCGGCACCACCTATGGCGGCGAGGTCATCTACAAGGCCATCCGCAAGGTTGCCGAGAAGAAGCCGGTGGTCTCGGATGTGCGCACGCTTGCCGCGTCGGCCGGCTATCTGATCGCCCTTGCAGGCGACCGGATCGTTGCCGGGGAGACCTCGATCACCGGCTCCATTGGCGTCATTTTCCAGTATCCGCAGGTCAAGACCCTCATGGACAAACTCGGCGTCTCGCTTGAATCGATAAAATCGAGGCCTCTCAAAGCCGAACCGTCGCCGTTTCATCCTCCGAGCGACGAGGCGAGAGCCATGATTCAGGCGATGATCGACGACAGCTACGGATGGTTCGTCGATCTGGTGGCCGAGCGGCGCAAACTGCAGCGGCCGGAAGCGCTGGCCCTTGCGGATGGCCGGATCTTCACCGGGCGGCAGGCGCTGGAAGGCAAACTGGTCGACGAGCTCGGCGGCGATGATGAAATCAGGGCGTTCCTGGCCGAACGAAAGGTCTCGAAGGACCTTCCCGTCCTCGACTGGGAAGCACCGAGCGGCGCGCTGTCCTTCGGCCTCGGATCGCTCCTGGCCGAAGCGGTCAAGGCGTTGGGATATGAGGCTTTTCCGACGATGAAGAGCCTCGAAAAGACCGGCCTGGACAAGTTGTTTCTTGACGGTCTTGTTTCGGTTTGGCAGGTTGAAGGGCATTGA
- a CDS encoding integration host factor subunit beta, whose translation MIKSELVQIVAARNPHLYHRDVENIVNAVLDEITDALAAGNRVELRGFGAFSVKNRPSRSGRNPRTGDSVFVEEKWVPFFKTGKELRERLNPGMNDNNNGEDD comes from the coding sequence GTGATCAAGTCAGAGCTGGTGCAGATTGTGGCGGCGCGCAATCCGCATCTCTACCACCGCGATGTCGAAAATATCGTCAATGCGGTACTCGATGAGATCACGGACGCGCTTGCTGCCGGCAACCGGGTGGAGCTGCGCGGTTTCGGCGCATTCTCGGTCAAGAACCGGCCATCGCGGTCCGGCCGCAACCCACGCACCGGCGATTCCGTCTTCGTCGAAGAAAAGTGGGTGCCCTTCTTCAAGACCGGCAAGGAACTGCGTGAGCGGCTCAATCCGGGGATGAACGACAACAATAACGGTGAAGACGACTGA
- a CDS encoding DUF1049 domain-containing protein: MLKKLINIVVFVPLGVLLIVLSVANRQTATLALNPFNPADSVLSISAPFFVFLFLAVIVGLVLGAAVTWFTQGKYRRRARSEAHEALRWHREAEKQRGQAEKLATQASLPAPQG, translated from the coding sequence ATGCTCAAGAAACTCATCAATATCGTCGTCTTCGTTCCGCTCGGAGTGCTGCTGATCGTCCTGAGCGTGGCCAACCGCCAGACGGCAACGCTTGCGCTGAATCCGTTCAATCCCGCCGACAGCGTGCTTTCGATCTCGGCTCCGTTTTTCGTATTTCTCTTTCTCGCCGTCATTGTCGGTCTCGTGCTCGGCGCTGCCGTGACCTGGTTCACCCAGGGAAAATATCGGCGTCGCGCGCGCAGCGAGGCCCACGAGGCGCTGAGATGGCATCGCGAGGCCGAAAAGCAGCGCGGCCAGGCGGAGAAGCTGGCGACGCAAGCGAGCCTGCCCGCGCCGCAAGGCTGA
- a CDS encoding SRPBCC family protein, whose translation MNMSGEERIAADRDAVWRGLNDADILKRCIPGCQSLELKSPTELAAVVKIKIGPVSASFNGTVVLSNLNPPASYTISGEGKGGIAGFAKGGADVTLLDEGAETVLRYDVTAEIGGKLAQLGSRLVDSTARKLAQQFFADFNLAVSGKAEAAS comes from the coding sequence ATGAATATGAGCGGAGAGGAACGTATCGCGGCTGACCGAGACGCGGTTTGGCGTGGCCTGAACGATGCGGACATTCTGAAGCGATGCATTCCCGGCTGCCAGTCTCTTGAATTGAAATCGCCAACCGAGCTTGCGGCCGTGGTCAAGATCAAGATCGGCCCCGTTTCCGCATCCTTCAACGGCACGGTCGTTCTGTCGAACCTCAATCCCCCCGCGAGCTACACCATATCCGGCGAGGGCAAGGGCGGAATAGCAGGCTTTGCCAAGGGCGGCGCCGACGTCACGCTACTGGACGAGGGCGCGGAAACCGTGCTGCGCTACGACGTCACGGCGGAGATCGGCGGCAAGCTAGCCCAGCTTGGCTCGCGCCTCGTCGATTCGACGGCGCGCAAGCTCGCCCAGCAATTCTTCGCGGATTTCAACCTGGCGGTCAGCGGCAAGGCCGAGGCGGCGAGCTGA